Proteins from one Deinococcus misasensis DSM 22328 genomic window:
- a CDS encoding DUF3419 family protein, translating into MSHIASKARFDFIRYAQVWEDADVLLEALKPLSGGRFVSVCSAGDNALSLLTLNPEKVVALDLSEVQTFCLDFRIAALKTLSYDQLLEIMGSVPSERRLGLYTKMRKALSPRSRTFWDLQEHILRAGVGSGGKFEKYFATFRKLLLPMLLSGYDIRQLLSPKNRKGREVFYETRFLNWRFKALMRFFFSKTVMGKLGRDPEFFAFAEGSLSDNVMQRTRHALVELDPSENPYLHWILLGRHDQTLPFWLRKENWEVIRDRLDRLHFEVCSLETFVQREEGLWDGFNLSDVFEYMPQETSDRLLSDLAAHTRSGGRLVYWNMMVPRDGSNLPHLLKPLPELSEALHAQDKAFFYSRFVVEERV; encoded by the coding sequence ATGAGCCACATTGCCTCAAAAGCCCGTTTTGATTTCATCCGGTATGCACAGGTCTGGGAAGATGCCGATGTGCTGCTGGAAGCCCTGAAACCCCTGTCTGGAGGCCGTTTTGTTTCGGTGTGTTCGGCCGGAGACAACGCCCTGTCCCTGCTCACCCTGAACCCCGAGAAAGTGGTGGCTCTGGACCTCAGCGAAGTGCAGACCTTCTGTCTGGATTTCCGCATCGCAGCCCTGAAAACCCTGTCTTACGACCAGTTGCTGGAAATCATGGGGTCGGTCCCTTCGGAGCGCCGTCTGGGGCTCTACACCAAAATGCGCAAAGCCCTGTCGCCCCGCTCAAGGACCTTCTGGGATTTGCAGGAGCACATTTTGCGGGCCGGGGTGGGCTCTGGAGGCAAATTCGAAAAATACTTTGCCACCTTCCGCAAACTCTTGCTGCCAATGCTGCTCTCTGGCTACGACATCCGGCAACTCTTGAGTCCCAAAAACCGCAAAGGCCGCGAAGTCTTTTATGAAACCCGTTTCCTGAACTGGCGCTTCAAAGCCCTGATGCGCTTTTTCTTCTCCAAGACCGTGATGGGCAAACTGGGCCGCGACCCCGAGTTCTTCGCTTTTGCAGAAGGAAGCCTCAGTGACAACGTGATGCAGCGCACGCGGCACGCTCTGGTGGAACTGGACCCCTCAGAAAACCCTTACCTGCACTGGATTTTGCTGGGTCGCCACGACCAGACCCTCCCCTTCTGGTTGCGCAAAGAGAACTGGGAGGTGATCCGGGACCGTCTGGACCGCCTGCACTTTGAAGTGTGCAGCCTTGAGACCTTCGTGCAGCGCGAAGAAGGGCTGTGGGACGGCTTCAACCTCAGCGATGTCTTTGAATACATGCCTCAGGAAACCAGCGACCGCCTGCTTTCCGATCTGGCAGCGCACACCCGCTCTGGAGGCCGACTGGTCTACTGGAACATGATGGTCCCCAGAGACGGCAGCAACCTGCCCCACCTGCTGAAACCCCTCCCAGAGCTTTCCGAAGCCTTACACGCACAGGACAAAGCCTTCTTCTATTCGCGTTTTGTGGTGGAGGAGCGTGTCTAA